One window of Paenibacillus sp. FSL K6-3182 genomic DNA carries:
- a CDS encoding D-alanyl-D-alanine carboxypeptidase family protein, with protein MQQETYGRKRGGTVLWLLTAIGVIISVFYVISLKGSPSRADLQLDSSSAILIDLNTGEVLYEKNANEALPPASMSKLMTELIILDLTSEGTLDWKEQVKTSAYAAEVPGSQIGFSAGETYTVRELFEAMAIHSANDAAVALAEHVSGSEAAFVQLMNNRAAKLDLSKETVFANATGLSHEDLVPFEAASSERDTMMSAKDTATLAAYLLKKYPEVVDVSSRSSVKLASTSQRLKTTNMMLSGMPYAFPGNDGLKTGYTVQAGYCFTGTAKQDGKRLVSVIMGAKTPEQRFTETGKLFEYGFQLSGLESVMGHVQSKLGFKVG; from the coding sequence ATGCAGCAAGAAACGTATGGAAGAAAACGTGGAGGCACAGTCTTGTGGCTTCTAACCGCAATTGGAGTGATCATCAGCGTCTTTTACGTCATATCATTAAAAGGCAGCCCATCTAGAGCGGATTTGCAATTGGATTCTAGCTCGGCTATTTTAATAGATCTCAATACAGGGGAAGTGCTCTACGAAAAAAATGCAAATGAAGCGCTGCCGCCTGCAAGCATGTCGAAGCTGATGACAGAGCTTATCATATTAGATCTCACAAGTGAAGGTACGCTTGATTGGAAAGAACAAGTGAAAACCAGCGCTTATGCTGCGGAGGTACCGGGATCCCAAATAGGCTTTTCGGCAGGGGAGACTTATACGGTTAGAGAGCTTTTTGAAGCGATGGCTATTCATTCCGCGAATGATGCGGCAGTGGCGCTTGCAGAGCATGTTAGCGGCAGTGAGGCTGCATTTGTTCAATTAATGAATAATCGGGCTGCTAAGCTGGACTTGTCCAAAGAAACCGTCTTTGCGAATGCAACGGGGCTTAGCCATGAGGATCTGGTTCCGTTTGAAGCTGCTTCCTCGGAGAGGGATACTATGATGTCAGCTAAGGATACTGCAACACTAGCTGCTTATTTACTAAAGAAATATCCTGAGGTGGTCGATGTTTCCAGCCGCAGCAGCGTGAAGCTTGCGAGCACCTCGCAAAGATTGAAGACGACAAACATGATGCTAAGCGGCATGCCGTATGCATTTCCGGGCAATGACGGGTTGAAAACAGGCTATACCGTGCAGGCTGGTTATTGCTTTACAGGTACAGCGAAGCAGGATGGCAAACGTCTTGTATCCGTCATTATGGGTGCGAAGACGCCAGAGCAGCGATTCACGGAAACAGGGAAGCTGTTTGAATACGGTTTTCAATTAAGCGGTTTGGAGAGCGTGATGGGGCATGTGCAAAGCAAACTTGGCTTTAAAGTAGGATGA
- a CDS encoding urease subunit gamma → MQLTEREKEKLLITIAADLARRRMNRGLKLNYPESIALITSEIMEGARDGMTVAQLMAFGTTILNADQVMTGIPQMIHEVQVEATFPDGTKLVTIHDPIT, encoded by the coding sequence ATGCAATTGACCGAACGTGAAAAAGAAAAGCTGCTCATTACGATCGCTGCAGATTTGGCAAGACGACGAATGAATCGCGGCTTGAAGCTTAATTATCCTGAAAGCATAGCGTTAATCACCTCTGAAATTATGGAAGGCGCTCGTGATGGAATGACAGTTGCACAGCTAATGGCATTTGGAACGACAATTTTGAATGCAGATCAAGTCATGACTGGCATACCGCAAATGATTCACGAGGTTCAGGTGGAAGCGACTTTCCCAGACGGAACGAAGCTTGTTACCATTCACGACCCTATAACTTGA
- a CDS encoding HAMP domain-containing sensor histidine kinase: MKDNIALKLVFRSLLNMVISAVLAAFSLYILLGFGMWLIDNVRPMRVLYQFIDSRFDRQLVYGAAGIVMSLFYYIILQWSLFHYLGQMNKTVRRIADGTYDMDYKIEVRKRNIFGPMAANMNSLAGRLHHALVEERKAEQTKNELITNVSHDLRTPLTSVLGYLGLIEQDRYRDEVELRHYVQIAYEKSMRLNVLINDLFEYTRMRHDTTALKVTNFNLIEMLGQLLVQFRLPLEEAGMQSKLVTDKTSVMIKGDAAKLVRVFENLIVNAMNYGRDGKQVVVTVHLEGSAAVVEVINFGEPIPMMDIPHIFERFYRVDKSRTQWSGGSGLGLAIAKGIVEKHEGTISVTSDSEQTAFRITLPILINN, translated from the coding sequence TTGAAGGATAACATTGCATTAAAGCTTGTCTTCCGTTCGCTGCTGAATATGGTGATAAGCGCCGTGCTAGCGGCCTTTTCACTTTATATCCTATTAGGGTTCGGAATGTGGCTTATCGATAATGTAAGGCCAATGAGAGTTTTATATCAATTCATTGATTCTAGGTTTGATCGACAGCTTGTGTATGGTGCTGCGGGCATTGTAATGTCTCTTTTTTACTACATCATTCTCCAGTGGAGCTTATTTCATTATCTCGGTCAAATGAATAAGACGGTTCGCCGCATTGCTGACGGTACCTATGATATGGATTACAAAATCGAAGTGCGGAAAAGAAATATATTTGGTCCTATGGCAGCCAATATGAACAGCTTGGCAGGAAGGCTCCATCATGCGCTCGTGGAAGAGCGGAAGGCAGAGCAAACCAAAAACGAATTGATTACGAACGTTTCCCATGATTTGCGTACACCTTTAACATCAGTGCTTGGCTATTTGGGACTGATTGAGCAGGATCGTTATCGAGACGAGGTAGAGCTGCGCCACTATGTTCAAATCGCTTATGAAAAATCGATGAGGCTGAATGTCCTCATTAATGATCTTTTTGAATATACGAGAATGAGGCATGATACGACTGCGCTAAAAGTAACGAATTTTAATTTAATCGAAATGCTCGGGCAGCTGCTCGTGCAGTTTCGTTTGCCGCTGGAGGAAGCGGGAATGCAGAGCAAGCTGGTGACAGATAAAACGTCAGTCATGATCAAGGGAGATGCAGCCAAGCTTGTGCGTGTATTCGAGAACTTGATCGTGAATGCCATGAATTACGGCAGAGACGGCAAACAAGTTGTTGTGACTGTTCATTTGGAGGGCAGTGCAGCCGTTGTCGAGGTTATTAATTTTGGTGAACCGATTCCAATGATGGACATTCCACATATTTTTGAACGATTTTATCGCGTAGACAAATCAAGAACACAGTGGTCAGGAGGTTCCGGCTTAGGGCTTGCCATTGCCAAAGGCATCGTTGAAAAGCATGAAGGTACGATTTCGGTGACGAGTGATTCGGAGCAAACGGCATTCCGTATAACATTGCCGATATTAATTAATAATTAA
- a CDS encoding urease accessory protein UreD, whose translation MRREQSSAEAAAIRHEDNGVGEVRTSVLRATFASRLGQTLIGNKYHTAPIKIAKAFPLDGQLGVIVMDVSPGLLSGDRYELEWTAEQHSHVMITNQSYTKVHPSLPNSDSSMQQLFELETDAVVEHMPEPIMLYKEAAFRNDTQVRLQKGSAWLQADVLCPGRTLRGERFDYRSYSNSLTVHYGEELIFSQRQRVVPGSQVITAPGSWDEMTHWATFYMFSDRVNSSHLEQLQEKLDSFEAPEAHKVIGGASMTYRYGVAVSAASTAAWPLQQLMQELWQTARMGLLGKPPLRFLQG comes from the coding sequence ATGAGGCGTGAGCAAAGTAGTGCAGAGGCTGCAGCCATTCGGCACGAGGATAATGGAGTGGGAGAGGTCAGGACATCCGTACTGCGTGCAACGTTTGCCAGCCGCCTCGGTCAAACGTTAATCGGCAATAAATATCATACCGCTCCGATAAAGATTGCCAAAGCTTTTCCACTGGATGGTCAGCTGGGCGTAATCGTAATGGATGTTTCACCAGGCCTGCTCAGCGGTGACCGGTATGAGCTGGAATGGACAGCCGAGCAGCACTCTCATGTCATGATTACGAATCAATCGTATACGAAGGTGCATCCTAGTTTACCTAACAGTGACTCTTCGATGCAGCAGTTGTTCGAGCTAGAGACAGATGCAGTCGTCGAGCATATGCCGGAGCCCATTATGCTATATAAGGAAGCAGCCTTTCGAAACGATACTCAGGTTCGACTGCAAAAAGGGTCCGCTTGGCTGCAAGCCGACGTCCTTTGTCCAGGTCGCACGCTTCGCGGCGAACGCTTCGACTATCGCTCATACAGCAATTCATTAACCGTTCATTATGGTGAAGAGCTTATCTTCTCGCAGCGTCAGCGAGTAGTGCCAGGCAGTCAAGTTATAACTGCGCCTGGCAGCTGGGATGAGATGACGCACTGGGCTACCTTTTATATGTTCAGTGATCGTGTCAACAGCAGCCATCTGGAGCAGCTTCAGGAGAAGCTGGACAGCTTCGAAGCTCCAGAGGCTCATAAAGTAATTGGCGGGGCGTCTATGACCTATCGTTACGGTGTTGCGGTGTCCGCAGCCTCAACAGCAGCATGGCCGCTGCAGCAATTAATGCAAGAGCTGTGGCAGACTGCGCGAATGGGACTGCTTGGCAAGCCGCCGCTGCGATTTTTGCAAGGATAG
- a CDS encoding urease accessory UreF family protein, which translates to MNNDMKWLAMQQLLDSALPIGGFSHSFGLETMVQDGRMNRSAQLYDYASAMLMQSWASSDAMVIKAVYRDAPKGNWEKVWAIERIVHLQRVASETRSGVEKMGRRLLQLAAAIHPQLDWSPLLEAMKAGNCFASHPLSHGYACWVLGISEEKAIQGYLYTCIVTCVNSALRLMSMGQTEGQSLIARLIPLTADALEIVRAMEPEQAYSNMPMAEMAMMRHERLYSRLFMS; encoded by the coding sequence TTGAATAATGATATGAAATGGCTGGCTATGCAGCAGCTGCTCGATTCAGCGCTGCCGATCGGCGGCTTCTCGCATTCGTTCGGACTTGAGACCATGGTTCAAGATGGCCGTATGAATCGTTCTGCTCAGCTCTATGATTATGCCTCAGCCATGCTTATGCAAAGCTGGGCAAGCTCGGATGCGATGGTGATCAAGGCCGTATATAGGGATGCGCCAAAAGGGAATTGGGAAAAGGTGTGGGCGATTGAGCGGATTGTTCATTTGCAAAGGGTCGCATCAGAAACACGCAGCGGCGTAGAGAAAATGGGACGGCGGCTGCTTCAGCTTGCAGCAGCTATACATCCGCAGCTGGATTGGTCGCCTTTACTGGAAGCAATGAAGGCAGGGAATTGTTTTGCTTCCCATCCTCTCTCGCACGGCTATGCCTGCTGGGTGCTTGGCATATCGGAGGAGAAAGCGATCCAAGGCTATTTGTATACTTGCATCGTAACTTGCGTCAACAGCGCTCTGCGGCTGATGTCGATGGGACAGACGGAGGGCCAATCGTTGATCGCAAGGCTTATACCGCTAACAGCAGACGCTTTGGAAATCGTGCGTGCGATGGAGCCGGAACAAGCCTATTCTAATATGCCGATGGCGGAGATGGCGATGATGCGCCACGAGAGGTTATATTCGCGATTATTTATGTCTTAA
- the ilvD gene encoding dihydroxy-acid dehydratase: MAAKRMRSDMIKKGFDRAPHRSLLRAAGVKEEDFDKPFIAVCNSYIDIIPGHVHLQEFGKLVKEAIREAGGVPFEFNTIGVDDGIAMGHIGMRYSLASREIIADSIETVVNAHWFDGMVCIPNCDKITPGMIMGALRVNIPTMLVSGGPMKAGKTSDGRSISLSSVFEGVGAHQAGKINDDQLMELEQFGCPTCGSCSGMFTANSMNCLAEGMGLAMPGNGTILAVSPERKEFVKDAARQLMKIIELGIKPRDIVTKDTIDNAFALDMAMGGSTNTVLHTLAIAHEAGIEYPIERINEVAERVPHLAKIAPASDYHIEDVHNAGGVSAVLNELFKKEGALHGDCITVTGKTLRENVIGCEIQDTDVIHTIDNPHTERGGLAVLFGNLAPHGAIIKTGAVDKSVGGYHKGPAICFDSQDEALHGIANGKIKEGHVVVIRYEGPRGGPGMPEMLAPTSQIVGMGLGAKVALITDGRFSGASRGISIGHASPEAAEGGPIAFVQDGDIIEIDMNNRTMDLLISDEEFEKRRSEWKGFELKIKRGYLARYAHLVTSASTGGVMKM, translated from the coding sequence ATGGCGGCCAAAAGAATGCGTTCAGACATGATCAAAAAAGGATTCGACCGCGCACCGCATCGCAGCTTGCTTCGCGCCGCAGGCGTAAAAGAGGAAGATTTCGACAAGCCGTTTATCGCGGTTTGCAACTCGTATATTGATATTATTCCTGGTCACGTTCATCTACAGGAGTTCGGCAAGCTCGTTAAAGAAGCGATCCGTGAAGCTGGCGGCGTTCCTTTCGAATTTAACACAATCGGCGTTGATGATGGTATTGCAATGGGTCACATCGGTATGCGTTATTCACTTGCCAGCCGTGAAATTATTGCCGATTCCATTGAAACAGTCGTAAATGCTCACTGGTTCGACGGTATGGTTTGTATTCCAAACTGTGACAAAATTACACCGGGCATGATCATGGGCGCACTTCGCGTCAATATCCCGACTATGCTTGTAAGCGGCGGACCTATGAAAGCCGGTAAAACATCCGATGGTCGTTCAATTTCACTCTCCAGCGTATTTGAAGGCGTAGGCGCTCACCAAGCTGGTAAAATCAATGACGATCAACTGATGGAGCTTGAACAATTCGGTTGTCCGACTTGCGGCTCTTGCTCCGGTATGTTTACGGCAAACTCCATGAACTGCTTGGCAGAAGGCATGGGACTTGCAATGCCTGGTAACGGCACGATTCTTGCTGTTTCTCCAGAACGCAAAGAGTTCGTTAAAGACGCTGCTCGCCAATTGATGAAAATCATCGAGCTAGGCATCAAACCTCGCGACATCGTTACAAAAGATACAATCGACAATGCATTTGCTCTAGATATGGCAATGGGCGGCTCAACAAACACAGTTCTTCACACGCTAGCAATCGCGCATGAAGCTGGAATCGAGTACCCAATTGAGCGTATTAACGAAGTAGCTGAACGCGTACCGCATTTGGCAAAAATCGCTCCTGCATCCGATTATCACATTGAAGATGTGCATAATGCAGGCGGCGTAAGTGCTGTCCTTAATGAGCTATTCAAGAAAGAAGGCGCATTGCATGGTGACTGCATCACCGTTACTGGCAAAACGCTTCGTGAAAATGTTATTGGCTGTGAAATTCAAGACACCGATGTTATTCATACCATCGACAACCCGCATACAGAACGCGGTGGTTTAGCTGTACTATTTGGTAATCTGGCTCCTCACGGCGCTATTATTAAAACAGGTGCAGTTGACAAGTCCGTTGGCGGCTACCACAAAGGTCCTGCTATCTGTTTCGATTCCCAAGACGAAGCGCTTCACGGCATCGCTAACGGAAAAATCAAAGAAGGTCATGTCGTAGTCATTCGTTACGAAGGACCACGCGGCGGCCCTGGTATGCCAGAAATGCTTGCACCAACTTCGCAAATCGTAGGTATGGGACTCGGCGCTAAGGTTGCCCTCATTACAGACGGACGTTTCTCCGGCGCATCTCGCGGCATCAGCATCGGCCACGCTTCTCCTGAAGCAGCTGAAGGCGGCCCTATCGCTTTCGTACAAGACGGCGATATCATCGAGATCGACATGAACAACCGTACGATGGATCTTCTTATTAGCGACGAAGAGTTCGAGAAACGCCGTTCCGAATGGAAAGGCTTCGAGCTAAAAATCAAACGCGGCTACTTGGCTCGCTACGCTCACCTTGTTACATCTGCCAGCACGGGCGGCGTAATGAAAATGTAG
- the ureC gene encoding urease subunit alpha → MTKMDRRSYAAMFGPTTGDAIRLADTELWAQIEHDYTVYGDECKFGGGKVIRDGMGQSSGAQRDEGVLDTLITNAVIIDHSGIVKADIGLKDGFIVGIGKAGNPDIMDGVHPNMIVGASTEVIAGEGKIVTAGAIDSHIHFICPQQIETALSSGVTTMIGGGTGPATGTNATTVTPGAWHMRRMLEAAEHFPMNIGFTGKGNASFTAPLIEQIEAGAIGLKLHEDWGTTPAAIDACLQAADQYDIQVAIHSDTLNEAGFVEDTLAAIGGRTIHTYHTEGAGGGHAPDIIIAAGEMNVLPSSTNPTRPFTINTIEEHLDMLMVCHHLDSSIPEDVAFADSRIRPETIAAEDILHDMGVFSMISSDSQAMGRVGEVIIRTWQTADKMKKQRGPLLPDNEQHDNFRIKRYIAKYTINPAITHGVSHLVGSLEAGKFADLVIWNPMFFGVKPDLVLKGGSIAFAQMGDPNASIPTPQPVFGRSMFASFGKLVFSSSITFVSQAAYDLGVAKELGLQKRIEPVKGCRSVTKKDMIHNDATPKLEVDAETYHVLVDGEHVTCEPAEVLPMAQRYFLF, encoded by the coding sequence ATGACTAAGATGGATCGACGCAGCTATGCGGCCATGTTTGGCCCTACAACGGGTGATGCCATTCGGCTGGCAGATACGGAGCTATGGGCACAGATTGAACATGATTACACGGTGTATGGCGACGAATGCAAATTCGGCGGCGGCAAGGTTATACGCGATGGGATGGGGCAGTCGAGCGGCGCGCAGCGTGATGAGGGTGTGCTGGATACATTGATTACGAATGCGGTTATTATCGATCATTCCGGCATTGTGAAAGCGGATATCGGCCTAAAGGATGGATTTATCGTTGGCATCGGCAAAGCCGGCAATCCAGACATTATGGACGGCGTGCACCCGAATATGATTGTTGGCGCAAGTACCGAGGTTATTGCCGGTGAAGGAAAGATTGTAACTGCAGGAGCCATTGATTCGCATATTCATTTTATTTGTCCGCAGCAAATTGAAACGGCGCTCTCCTCGGGCGTCACGACGATGATCGGCGGCGGAACAGGTCCGGCAACAGGAACCAATGCAACCACGGTAACACCTGGCGCGTGGCATATGCGGCGCATGCTGGAGGCAGCCGAACATTTTCCGATGAATATCGGCTTTACGGGTAAAGGCAATGCTTCTTTCACCGCTCCGCTCATTGAGCAAATTGAAGCGGGAGCCATCGGGCTTAAGCTGCATGAGGACTGGGGAACAACACCAGCAGCAATTGACGCTTGCTTGCAAGCCGCAGATCAGTATGACATTCAAGTTGCTATCCACAGCGATACGCTGAATGAGGCAGGTTTTGTTGAGGATACGCTTGCGGCCATTGGCGGAAGAACGATTCATACTTATCATACCGAGGGCGCGGGCGGCGGTCATGCCCCAGACATCATTATCGCGGCGGGTGAGATGAATGTTTTGCCTTCATCCACGAACCCTACTCGTCCTTTTACAATTAATACGATAGAAGAACATTTGGATATGCTGATGGTTTGCCACCATTTGGACAGCAGCATTCCTGAGGACGTTGCATTCGCTGATTCTCGGATTAGGCCGGAGACGATTGCAGCGGAAGATATTTTGCATGATATGGGCGTATTCAGCATGATTAGCTCCGATTCGCAGGCGATGGGGCGCGTAGGAGAAGTTATTATCCGTACATGGCAAACGGCAGACAAGATGAAAAAGCAGCGAGGACCGCTCCTTCCGGACAATGAACAGCATGATAACTTCCGTATTAAGCGCTACATTGCCAAATATACGATTAATCCTGCGATCACGCATGGTGTCTCTCATCTGGTAGGCTCGCTGGAAGCCGGTAAATTCGCCGATCTTGTCATTTGGAATCCAATGTTTTTTGGCGTCAAGCCGGATCTCGTCCTGAAGGGCGGGAGCATCGCATTTGCGCAGATGGGTGATCCAAACGCTTCCATCCCGACACCGCAGCCTGTGTTCGGTCGGTCGATGTTCGCTTCCTTCGGGAAGCTGGTGTTTAGCAGCTCGATTACTTTTGTATCTCAGGCAGCCTATGATCTCGGGGTTGCGAAGGAGCTCGGACTGCAGAAACGTATTGAACCTGTAAAAGGCTGCCGCAGCGTAACGAAGAAGGATATGATCCACAATGATGCAACGCCTAAGCTTGAGGTGGACGCGGAAACGTATCATGTTCTGGTAGATGGCGAGCATGTGACCTGCGAGCCAGCTGAGGTGCTGCCAATGGCGCAGCGTTATTTCTTATTTTAG
- the ureG gene encoding urease accessory protein UreG — protein sequence MCQGQGHTHQEWESPAIDSSRPIRIGIGGPVGSGKTALVERLTRELHTKYSLAVITNDIYTKEDARILFNTGVLPEERIIGVETGGCPHTAIREDASMNFEAIDELERRFDHLDLIFIESGGDNLAAAFSPELVDRFIYIIDVAQGEKIPRKGGPGIMRSDLLVINKIDLAPYVGASLAVMEADTIKMRGERPFVFSNLFGGDGVDEIVNWLTHEVAHARGTEHSHVIQLTSIPDDKRHTAS from the coding sequence ATGTGCCAAGGACAAGGACATACGCATCAGGAATGGGAAAGCCCGGCAATAGACAGCTCAAGGCCGATCCGAATCGGTATCGGGGGACCAGTAGGTTCAGGAAAAACAGCGCTTGTAGAACGATTAACGCGTGAGCTGCATACCAAATACAGCCTCGCTGTCATTACGAACGATATTTACACGAAGGAAGATGCTCGTATTTTGTTCAATACGGGTGTGCTGCCGGAAGAACGTATTATCGGTGTTGAAACTGGCGGGTGCCCGCATACAGCCATTCGAGAGGATGCATCGATGAATTTTGAAGCTATCGATGAGCTGGAGCGGCGTTTTGACCATCTGGATCTGATTTTCATTGAGAGCGGTGGAGATAATCTTGCAGCGGCGTTCAGTCCAGAGCTTGTCGATCGTTTTATTTATATTATCGATGTTGCCCAAGGCGAGAAGATTCCACGCAAAGGCGGACCTGGCATTATGCGCTCGGACCTGCTTGTCATTAACAAAATCGATCTTGCGCCGTATGTAGGAGCGAGTCTCGCAGTTATGGAAGCTGACACAATTAAGATGCGTGGGGAGCGTCCTTTCGTTTTCTCTAATTTGTTTGGCGGCGATGGCGTGGATGAGATTGTGAATTGGCTTACACATGAGGTAGCACATGCGCGCGGAACGGAACACTCCCATGTGATCCAGCTTACGAGCATACCTGATGACAAGCGGCACACAGCTTCCTAA
- a CDS encoding urease subunit beta, which translates to MIPGQYRTADGEIELNAGRMTKQLIVVNTGDRPVQVGSHFHFFEVNRALKFDREEAFGMRLHIAAGTAVRFEPGEEKPITVVELGGTKLSYGLNGLSQGKAENGRMPDVVRERLAAWEGEGK; encoded by the coding sequence GTGATACCTGGACAATATCGAACGGCTGACGGTGAAATTGAATTAAATGCCGGACGAATGACGAAGCAGTTAATTGTAGTAAATACTGGAGATAGACCGGTTCAGGTAGGCTCTCATTTTCATTTTTTTGAAGTGAATCGTGCATTGAAGTTTGATCGCGAGGAAGCTTTCGGGATGCGCCTTCATATCGCAGCAGGTACAGCGGTTCGTTTCGAGCCTGGTGAGGAGAAGCCTATAACCGTTGTTGAGCTGGGTGGTACAAAGCTGTCTTATGGACTTAATGGTCTCAGCCAAGGGAAAGCGGAGAATGGCAGGATGCCAGATGTTGTTCGCGAACGGCTTGCGGCTTGGGAGGGCGAAGGTAAATGA
- a CDS encoding response regulator transcription factor, whose translation MERRVLIVDDEREIADLIEIYLKNEGFITEKAYDGEQALLAYARDPFDLVILDIMMPNMDGLEATRRLRRDQSVPILMLSAKAEDMDKIMGLMTGADDYMIKPFNPLELVARVRSLLRRSYQYSGQASANNGARLDKELRLGPLRIDKLSHTAEIDGNPLHLTSTEFGILHLLAGQPGRVFSAEDIFQQVWKEKYFDSNNTVMVHISKLRDKLEKELGDKMIITVWGVGYKIEG comes from the coding sequence TTGGAAAGAAGAGTATTAATTGTTGATGATGAGCGGGAAATTGCCGATCTTATAGAGATCTATTTGAAAAATGAAGGGTTTATTACCGAAAAGGCGTATGACGGGGAGCAGGCGCTGCTTGCTTATGCGCGAGATCCGTTTGACTTAGTCATCTTAGACATCATGATGCCGAATATGGATGGGCTGGAAGCTACGAGGCGGCTCAGGCGCGATCAATCGGTCCCTATTCTAATGCTCAGTGCAAAAGCAGAGGATATGGATAAAATTATGGGGCTGATGACCGGTGCGGACGATTATATGATCAAACCGTTTAATCCGCTTGAGCTTGTTGCTAGGGTACGCTCTTTACTGAGAAGATCCTATCAGTACAGCGGTCAAGCAAGTGCAAATAACGGGGCGCGACTAGATAAGGAACTTCGCCTTGGACCGCTGCGGATCGATAAGCTGAGCCATACGGCTGAAATAGACGGCAATCCGCTGCACCTGACTTCTACTGAGTTCGGCATTTTGCATTTGCTCGCTGGTCAGCCTGGCCGCGTGTTTAGTGCGGAGGATATTTTCCAGCAGGTGTGGAAAGAAAAATATTTTGATTCCAACAATACGGTAATGGTCCATATCAGCAAGCTCAGAGATAAGCTGGAGAAGGAGCTTGGTGATAAGATGATCATCACGGTCTGGGGGGTTGGCTATAAAATTGAAGGATAA
- a CDS encoding MarR family transcriptional regulator translates to MERQELMRRLDESFRQVRRQINTEWHTYNVHGLGMTHGKMLIILGKSGPQKASALAEQLLITSGGVTGIADRLIELGYVKRERGEKDRRVVMLEITEEGLEIIHLIETIRSKLMLKLFDGMSIADMEQGVQLFEQMSRNMESDVTNS, encoded by the coding sequence ATGGAAAGACAAGAGTTAATGAGGCGGCTGGACGAATCATTTCGTCAAGTGAGAAGACAAATAAACACCGAATGGCACACCTATAATGTGCATGGCTTAGGCATGACCCATGGGAAAATGTTAATTATTTTAGGGAAATCAGGACCACAGAAAGCATCAGCTTTGGCTGAGCAGCTGCTCATCACTAGTGGGGGAGTTACTGGAATTGCTGATCGTTTGATAGAGCTCGGGTATGTGAAGCGCGAACGCGGCGAGAAGGATCGGCGTGTCGTGATGCTCGAAATTACGGAAGAGGGTTTGGAAATCATCCATTTAATTGAGACGATACGCTCGAAGCTGATGCTTAAGCTGTTCGATGGCATGTCGATAGCAGATATGGAGCAAGGTGTTCAGTTGTTTGAGCAAATGAGTCGTAATATGGAATCGGATGTTACAAATTCGTGA